Proteins encoded within one genomic window of Besnoitia besnoiti strain Bb-Ger1 chromosome II, whole genome shotgun sequence:
- a CDS encoding hypothetical protein (encoded by transcript BESB_036500): MICVLLHFCEGASAQSRGSETPFNEFAGAVRILQDPRTGDPQQQENGYGAGRNTAYHEGSGHAGSAPIGSVTDEEEADSDEESVPLPVDRRQASLYRVPLDVIDTRHLPRTKTKKTGMKEVLFDLIPGAIAATLLGLVIASTKFRVISARKMTEERRDAQEEPPPYDN; this comes from the coding sequence ATGATTTGTGTACTTCTGCACTTCTGTGAGGGTGCTTCGGCTCAGTCGAGAGGTTCGGAGACGCCTTTCAATGAGTTCGCCGGGGCAGTTCGTATTCTGCAAGATCCGCGCACTGGTGATCCACAACAGCAGGAGAATGGCTATGGTGCAGGTCGTAATACTGCTTACCACGAAGGCTCTGGACACGCGGGGTCAGCGCCGATAGGCTCCGTAActgacgaagaagaggcagacagcgATGAAGAGTCCGTTCCCCTGCCTGTTGACAGACGCCAGGCATCGCTATATCGCGTTCCCCTTGATGTGATCGATACTCGGCATTTGCCGCGTACCAAGACCAAGAAAACTGGCATGAAGGAGGTACTCTTCGACTTGATACCTGGCGCCATTGCAGCGACATTGCTAGGTCTCGTTATCGCATCGACGAAATTTAGAGTCATTTCGGCCCGAAAGATGACCGAGGAGCGTCGGGATGCTCAGGAGGAACCTCCCCCGTATGACAACTGA
- a CDS encoding hypothetical protein (encoded by transcript BESB_036510), whose product MWLKRAHGSSTARLFFTLALSVVTLFALVLNDGHRRPHRQETSCHHPACSVAEGASSFSLFAHATRDGTSSRAVDRPSVPREAVGRVHTGTAGPSGSTADFQAAAVRRREGAKDDRKFVHDDSNDPNGRGPPYSTGKARPGGSRGSFRTRGQGNQTPAATLFGFLNTECPATPLTTPIPPQFVSFVFLAYGALTVMTLLWLVRRAARRMHVQKKQARVVEDMFRLGKGLPEPTPSASEAGGSTAKAKGRQYGDMYVTPLMFVRGMLIQQEGSYQSVPGSILKYLLMLSFAVACGLPLVGVNVSVIRDPHRALISYFIPRTFYDAQDPGLPPFFAHLPPYLTETSPVYSPHGHSTNGSRPSEGMSAQSAAQYWMSNVECMQTRERICVALMLFCFFYLACAFALWKRYLRDVDLVPAPLSSCSKLRLRCTHLPHHRVEQLRRLRQREQREKSKVESAGDLRRRRFTALAASATSALSAQGPVEGSHALDGLRPEERQGQETLGARAVAVREDCKQKLEPEKSKSEHGVMFLTEEDLTQWAVGEEVLKALENHTVVDVRHTVGVHNPRRFVEIDGMHLVYAPAEGFFVLSAILQERQGIADASRLAKAMVRGIEANDSAAERVHDVLRAFHTVLLRPEEVADRQAIGTNRIALPVTSVGKILWASLTGSAFYFAMLVVIWYYCFTRNFLVLAILLAFVVSEGTYRIRLLLRQQAGLLHLAAEREKAVAEQPASVLRLYQVPYRATAQNALEVLESDPSPSPLVAVWTRVPATDIVPSDIIRLSRGDTVPCDMLLVNGTVAVDESSLRGDGAPLRKRPFRLSVAKRREAADGKEAQDADWLKEPELTESFVYAGTRVVSCTEARGQTRTLDEAAVQCTLTAGGERGLERAAETQLSTAQALMDSGASGQGGICWGVALRTGINTTAGQQLRQLNLPNQEMFRYDRQLAFVLVGVLLLWIGIVAVHAYYTRSLLLSFRFSVDTLLKLLPLWLPAICGLFATLAARRLRACSAEEASRFSRRFLQKRTEEFRVRAYLSASVPEDPSDYSARAKLLQSPDPSKPDASARELCCCPPARGSRTWSPSSSPPRPFSVVCPAPGRLPLAAQVRVVCFDKTGTLTRDDFSFIGCQPVEGAALKPFVRYDPEAFGGSVHAAGTGLDPTTLSGAKARGALFLADSVPVRLFESLVCCHGLALSRKAELQGTPLERQMFNSTGWTIGWADDATRSEGAQNEMAVGVGRLVFFLPPGAQESDDEDRQLARRDKFVLLQRFLFDPVRQVMSVVVARMKDGKGEHNEGEVMVFCKGSFEAVSALCRPQTVPSDFLHRAGVYAKGGVYVLATASKSLGVHARLDQWKDLDRAAVESELCLEGLVLFRNELRLDAFDAVEQLKDAGIRPIIITGDSALTAVAVARRVGMIQSLEDIFSSNSERLEQRSRADRFTAPSPVVFGDIVEEASTRASAEEVLADEQRFVAGRGGGSDAHDLCRRVKWINVDTGEEVERWKVFFSDEYSELALTARAMEALMDTPDVLMMGYSGTKDLASEKETDHVRGDNGKSPSLGENGFPSPPHSMYTIPRSLFPSGNSALPREDGPPQPVVVKVERARSLEETSGELSRRQQRVRTLFDRVLFRVRVFARMSPHKKALVVEQYQDRDLVVAMVGDGTNDCFAIRQAEIGVAFGPGNLCQSVAPFAILTNQRQDYSPSPSKPPASAKQLKADTEASAIPQRHLFESCGVLGVITLIREGRATLVTSFAVYKLQILYGVLSAISHLLLTVGAYGTPNAFASFFSSVAMLLGLSLAMLWSVPSDGPLTKRRPTSNPLGARTVAGVTSIVIVDILALFLLFGLLYGPAERPLPCAWVQREVRNELLQRQQIEHLLDLHSLSMTAAGDNTAQGGVEQEKQWKEEIRENGSREKAASHGVTQGASASGRVSERGRHPSRVGEEKAVNGNAQGRQQSAVSHVSHPSSLSATRTQNGESSGEANNGWVSHISGEKMPGEGLTHPAKNTASMVQVRGQESTSHLVASFLEVSDWGEVTSSSHRRPRLSSGRVVRRRHSPKLKSAPGSLWWTDRPRSVALLDEISHEDVGNLNFPVPKSKEQSRLEMSATALLQINGSMDRLVGHSLRPGAAMEDPPCSRDGRTEAFIIFVWLGACLLNAALIFSRRGSFRKVLCANPVLLPLCFILAVFLIFLVTAPKNSVSCLFMVNCPANEVYMQQLGANAIGAAKQVVTDTDEKDMYRGLAEKAEAEVMKVRGNLAAQTAAVTAPSRPQQPVSRSASGMNRETDGHDRIATRRAEADGAAEGFYRDIADDGANAKVQAWENLKDEGAKLGKSVEDEMHAGRHEKEYNPKQGATGSVLSAWYGQVLLYILCLMSLLNGLIHAYVIEDQLGLDVFAGCRRRACPSWHKGEAMLV is encoded by the exons ATGTGGCTAAAGAGGGCTCATGGATCATCTACCGCTCGTCTTTTCTTCACGCTTGCTTTGAGTGTTGTTACTCTTTTCGCCCTTGTGTTGAATGACGGCCACCGGCGGCCGCACAGGCAGGAAACTAGTTGTCATCATCCCGCGTGCAGTGTCGCCGAAGGagcttcctctttctcgttGTTCGCACACGCGACCAGAGATGGAACGTCGTCGCGGGCAGTCGATCGTCCCTCCgtgccgcgcgaggctgtcGGCAGAGTCCACACGGGGACTGCAGGCCCCAGCGGATCTACCGCAGACTTCCAAGCAGCGGCAGTTCGTCGCAGAGAGGGTGCTAAAGACGACCGAAAGTTCGTACATGATGATAGCAACGACCCGAATGGGCGGGGGCCGCCATACAGCACGGGGAAGGCAAGACCTGGAGGCAGCAGGGGCAGCTTCCGAACACGAGGGCAGGGGAACCAGACTCCTGCGGCGACTCTCTTTGGCTTCCTGAACACAGAGTGTCCTGCCACACCCCTGACTACGCCTATTCCTCCGCAATTTGTAAGTTTTGTCTTCCTGGCATATGGCGCACTCACCGTCATGACACTTCTGTGGCTGGTTCGACGAGCCGCCCGTCGGATGCACGTGCAGAAAAAACAGGCGCGCGTAGTCGAGGACATGTTCAGGCTCGGCAAGGGTCTTCCCGAGCCAACTCCGTCAGCCAGTGAAGCAGGGGGATCAACCGCAAAAGCGAAGGGCAGGCAATACGGCGATATGTACGTCACCCCGTTGATGTTCGTCCGCGGCATGCTGATTCAGCAGGAGGGCAGCTATCAGAGCGTGCCTGGTTCGATCCTGAAGTATCTTCTTATGCtctccttcgctgtcgcctgcgggctGCCTCTCGTGGGCGTAAACGTGTCTGTCATTAGAGATCCGCACCGTGCGCTCATATCGTACTTCATCCCGCGCACCTTCTACGACGCCCAGGACCCTGGCCTTCCTCCCTTCTTTGCTCATTTGCCACCGTATCTGACGGAAACCAGTCCAGTGTACTCTCCACACGGTCACTCGACGAACGGATCTCGCCCCTCCGAAGGCATGTCTGCGCAGTCGGCCGCCCAGTACTGGATGTCGAACGTCGAgtgcatgcagacgcgagagcggaTTTGCGTGGCGCTCAtgctcttctgcttcttttaCCTGGCGTGTGCTTTCGCCCTCTGGAAAAGATATCTCCGTGACGTGGACCTTGTTCCGGCGCCCCTATCCTCGTGTTcgaagctgcggctgcgctgcaCGCACCTGCCGCACCATAGAGTGGAGCAGCTTCGCCGcttgcggcagcgcgagcaaCGTGAGAAATCCAAAGTTGAATCCGCCGGCgacctccggcgccgccgcttcactgcgctggcggcttcGGCTACGAGCGCCCTTTCCGCCCAAGGCCCCGTAGaaggcagccacgcgctgGACGGCCTCAGGCCCGAAGAAAGACAGGGGCAGGAGACGctaggcgcgcgcgcggtcgcAGTGCGTGAGGACTGCAAACAGAAGCTGGAGCCTGAGAAAAGCAAATCAGAGCATGGCGTCATGTTTTTGACGGAAGAAGACCTCACGCAGTGGGCTGTTGGCGAAGAGGTTCTCAAAGCTTTGGAAAATCATACCGTTGTGGACGTGCGGCACACTGTCGGTGTGCATAACCCGCGTCGCTTCGTGGAGATCGATGGAATGCATCTCGTCTACGCTCCTGCCGAAGGCTTCTTCGTCCTATCTGCGATACTTCAAGAGAGGCAAGGCATCGCAGATGCCTCGAGGCTGGCCAAAGCCATGGTGCGCGGAATTGAAGCGAATGATAGCGCAGCCGAGCGGGTCCACGATGTCCTTCGGGCGTTTCACACGGTTCTCCTGAGGCCAGAAGAAGTTGCGGATCGCCAGGCTATCGGCACGAACCGCATCGCACTGCCTGTGACTTCCGTTGGCAAGATCCTTTGGGCCTCCCTGACAGGCAGCGCGTTCTACTTTGCGATGCTGGTTGTCATATGGTATTATTGCTTCACGCGGAACTTCCTCGTCCTGGCTatccttctcgccttcgtcgtttCAGAGGGCACGTACCGAAtccgtcttctgcttcggcAGCAAGCGGGCCTCCTCCATCTtgccgcagagcgagaaaagGCCGTGGCTGAGCAGCCAGCTTCTGTTCTTCGGTTGTATCAGGTTCCTTATCGAGCCACGGCACAGAACGCGCTGGAAGTGCTTGAGAGTGACCCGAGTCCGTCTCCGCTTGTAGCGGTGTGGACTCGGGTTCCTGCGACAGATATTGTCCCTTCGGATATCATTAGGCTTTCGAGGGGCGACACAGTGCCCTGTGATATGCTTCTTGTCAACGGGACGGTTGCTGTGGATGAATCCTCTCTCCGAGGTGATGGGGCGCCCCTACGGAAGCGACCTTTCCGCCTGTCGGTCGCCAAGcgtcgcgaggccgcagatgGCAAAGAGGCTCAAGATGCAGACTGGCTCAAAGAGCCAGAGTTGACAGAGAGCTTCGTGTACGCTGGAACGCGAGTTGTCTCGTGTACAGAAGCTCGAGGCCAAACGCGAACCCTGGATGAGGCAGCGGTACAGTGTACCTTgaccgcaggcggcgaacgAGGACTAGAGCGTGCTGCGGAAACCCAGCTGTCCACTGCGCAGGCTTTGATGGATTCGGGTGCCTCAGGGCAAGGAGGCATCTGCTGGGGAGTGGCCCTGAGGACCGGAATCAATACGACTGCAGGGCAGCAGCTTCGTCAACTCAATCTGCCAAACCAAGAAATGTTTCGATATGACCGGCAGCTGGCTTTTGTTCTCGTTGGTGTTCTCCTTCTCTGGATCGGCATCGTCGCTGTCCACGCTTACTACACCAGAAGCCTTCTGCTGTCTTTCCGGTTCTCAGTAGACACTCTCCTGAAGCTCCTACCTCTCTGGCTGCCCGCGATCTGCGGGTTGTTTGCTACATTGGCAGCGCGacgtctgcgcgcgtgtAGTGCCGAAGAAGCCAGTCGATTCTCTCGGCGCTTCCTTCAGAAGCGAACAGAGGAATTCCGGGTCAGGGCCTAcctctccgcgtctgtcCCAGAAGATCCCTCCGACTACTCTGCCAGAGCTAAACTCCTTCAGTCGCCGGATCCCTCCAAGCCAGACGCATCTGCCCGCGAGCTGTGTTGttgcccgcctgcgcgcggcagccgcactTGGTCTCCCAGCTCcagtcctcctcgccccttCTCCGTGGTGTGTCCAGCGCCCGGCCGTCTTCCGCTAGCGGCTCAAGTCCGGGTGGTGTGCTTCGACAAGACTGGAACGCTAACTCGCGACGACTTCTCGTTCATTGGATGCCAGCCTGTggaaggcgccgccctgAAGCCCTTTGTAAGATACGATCCGGAGGCCTTCGGAGGGAGCGTGCATGCGGCAGGCACGGGGCTCGATCCCACCACGCTCTCCGGCGCAAAAGCCCGTGGcgcgctcttcctcgccgaTTCGGTCCCTGTGCGGCTTTTCGAGAGCCTCGTGTGCTGCCATGGCCTCGCCCTGTCGAGGAAAGCAGAGCTGCAGGGGACGCCACTGGAGCGGCAGATGTTCAACTCGACAGGCTGGACGATCGGGTGggcggacgacgcgacgcggagcgaggGTGCCCAGAACGAGATGGCTGTTGGCGTTGGAAGGCTCGTGTTCTTCCTCCCACCAGGGGCtcaggagagcgacgacgaagaccgGCAGctcgcgaggagagacaaaTTTGTGCTCCTTCAGAGGTTCCTGTTCGATCCGGTGCGTCAAGTCATGAGCGTGGTAGTTGCGAGGATGAAGGACGGAAAGGGAGAGCACAACGAAGGGGAGGTCATGGTCTTCTGCAAAGGAAGCTTCGAAGCTGTGTCAGCACTCTGCCGACCCCAGACAGTGCCGAGTGACTTCCTTCATCGCGCTGGGGTATACGCGAAGGGAGGTGTGTACGTactcgcgacggcgagcaagTCTTTAGGAGTGCACGCACGCTTAGATCAGTGGAAAGACTTGGATCGCGCTGCAGTGGAAAGCGAGCTCtgcctcgagggcctcgtGCTTTTTCGGAATGAGCTACGGCTCGACGCCTTCGACGCCGTCGAGCAGCTGAAAGACGCCGGGATCCGACCAATCATCATTACAG GAGACTCAGCTCTTaccgccgtcgccgttgcGCGTCGCGTTGGGATGATCCAGTCTCTCGAAGACATCTTCAGCAGCAACAGCGAACGGTTGGAACAGCGAAGCAGAGCCGACAGGTTTACTGCACCTTCGCCGGTTGTGTTTGGCGACATCGTCGAGGAAGCGTCAACGCGCGCAAGCGCTGAGGAGGTTTTGGCAGATGAGCAGCGATTCGTCGCCGGTCGCGGAGGTGGTTCAGACGCGCATGATTTATGTCGTAGAGTGAAATGGATAAATGTGGATACAGGGGAAGAAGTTGAGCGGTGGAAAGTCTTTTTTTCAGATGAGTATTCAGAGCTGGCTCTGACAGCGAGGGCAATGGAAGCCTTGATGGATACGCCAGACGTGCTAATGATGGGGTATTCTGGCACAAAGGATCTTGCCAGTGAAAAAGAGACCGACCACGTGAGAGGAGACAATGGGAAGTCCCCGTCGCTGGGAGAAAATGGCTTTCCGTCGCCTCCCCACAGCATGTATACAATCCCACGTTCTCTCTTCCCCTCTGGTAACTCAGCCTTGCCACGAGAAGATGGGCCCCCGCAGCCGGTCGTGGTCAAAGTAGAACGCGCTCGGAGTCTTGAAGAGACCAGTGGAGAGCTCtcgaggcggcagcagcgggtgCGGACTCTCTTCGATCGGGTTCTTTTCCGGGTTCGTGTCTTCGCGCGCATGTCGCCGCATAAGAAAGCACTAGTTGTCGAGCAGTACCAAGATAGGGACCTCGTCGTGGCGATGGTTGGAGATGGAACAAATGATTGTTTTGCCATCCGGCAGGCTGAAATAGGCGTTGCGTTCGGCCCTGGGAATCTGTGCCAGTCGGTTGCTCCTTTTGCAATTCTAACAAACCAACGGCAGGACTACTCGCCATCGCCTTCCAAACCGCCCGCGTCAGCAAAGCAGCTGAAGGCCGACACAGAGGCGAGTGCCATCCCTCAGAGGCATTTGTTCGAGTCTTGTGGAGTTCTGGGCGTCATCACGCTCATTCGAGAAGGACGCGCTACGCTCGTCACATCTTTTGCTGTCTACAAACTCCAGATTCTGTATGGTGTATTGTCTGCTATCTCGCACTTGCTGCTCACAGTTGGCGCGTATGGCACGCCGAATGCATTCGCATCATTTTTCTCATCTGTGGCGATGCTCCTTGGCCTCTCGCTGGCCATGCTTTGGTCTGTGCCGTCAGATGGTCCCCTAACGAAGCGCAGACCAACTAGTAATCCTTTAGGTGCAAGGACGGTAGCGGGGGTGACCTCGATTGTTATTGTCGATATTCTCGCACTCTTTCTGCTCTTCGGTCTTCTCTACGGTCCTGCGGAGAGGCCTCTGCCCTGTGCATGGGTGCAGAGAGAAGTGCGGAACGAgcttctgcagagacagcaaaTCGAGCATCTGCTTGACCTTCACTCGCTGAGCATGACTGCCGCTGGCGACAATACCGCTCAAGGTGGCGTGGAGCAGGAAAAGCAGTGGAAAGAAGAGATCAGGGAAAATGGATCCCGTGAGAAAGCCGCTAGTCACGGCGTTACGCAAGGTGCTAGCGCTAGCGGGCGTGTGTCTGAGCGTGGTCGACACCCAAGCCGGGTGGGGGAAGAGAAGGCCGTCAATGGAAACGCACAAGGACGCCAACAGAGTGCAGTATCGCATGTGAGTCAtccgtcgtctctctcggcgaCTCGGACCCAAAACGGCGAGAGTTCAGGTGAAGCAAACAACGGGTGGGTCAGCCATATCTCCGGGGAAAAAATGCCGGGAGAGGGACTCACGCACCCAGCGAAGAACACCGCCTCGATGGTGCAAGTCCGGGGTCAGGAATCAACCAGTCATCTGGTAGCATCCTTCTTAGAGGTCTCCGACTGGGGAGAGGTGACGTCCAGCTCTCACCGCCGACCGCGACTTTCCTCCGGACGAGTCGTACGAAGACGCCATAGCCCCAAGCTCAAATCTGCGCCAGGCAGCTTGTGGTGGACAGACAGACCGCGCAGTGTTGCTCTTCTCGACGAAATTTCACATGAAGATGTGGGCAACCTGAACTTCCCTGTGCCAAAAAGCAAGGAGCAGTCCCGGTTGGAAATGTCGGCGACCGCGCTCCTCCAGATTAACGGCAGTATGGATCGACTTGTCGGACATAGCCTTAGACCCGGGGCCGCGATGGAGGACCCGCCATGCAGTCGGGACGGCAGGACTGAAGCATTTATAATATTTGTGTGGCTAGGGGCCTGTCTGCTCAATGCCGCACTTATTTTCAGTCGGAGGGGCTCGTTCCGGAAAGTGCTGTGCGCGAATCCGGTGTTGTTACCTCTCTGTTTCATTCTCGCAGTCTTCTTGATATTTCTTGTCACGGCCCCGAAGAACAGTGTCTCGTGTCTCTTCATGGTTAACTGCCCGGCTAACGAGGTGTACATGCAGCAACTCGGAGCAAACGCAATCGGTGCCGCGAAGCAGGTCGTCACAGATACAGACGAGAAGGACATGTATCGAGGCCTTGCAGAAAAAGCTGAAGCAGAAGTAATGAAGGTCCGCGGGAATCTGGCCGCCCAGACGGCAGCTGTGACAGCGCCTTCACGGCCTCAACAGCCAGTGTCTCGTTCGGCGTCAGGCATGAAtcgagagacagacggaCATGACAGAATTGCTACGCGAAGAGCAGAAGCTGATGGTGCCGCAGAAGGGTTCTACAGGGACATTGCAGACGATGGGGCGAACGCCAAAGTACAAGCGTGGGAGAACCTGAAAGATGAAGGCGCAAAACTCGGTAAAAGCGTCGAAGACGAAATGCACGCGGGACGGCACGAAAAGGAATACAATCCGAAACAAGGTGCTACTGGGTCGGTGTTGTCCGCGTGGTATGGGCAGGTTCTGCTCTACATATTATGTTTGATGTCGCTCTTGAATGGCCTGATCCACGCATATGTTATTGAAGACCAGCTGGGGCTAGATGTCTTCGCTGGTTGTAGGAGACGGGCCTGTCCGTCGTGGCACAAAGGTGAAGCCATGCTCGTTTAA